The Campylobacter concisus genome includes a region encoding these proteins:
- the dnaA gene encoding chromosomal replication initiator protein DnaA, producing the protein MIADEILENLSTQISPEEYQSYIKQLKFNEKASDDHIIVFTAPNELMAKFINTRYADKIAHLYEVRTGIKPNIEISSTKSSKVSKQNQINVKQIKTQSSILNPSYTFENFVCGASNQYAFLSAKAAAEKPGVLYNPLFIYGTTGLGKTHLLQSVGNHCLNKGKTVICVTSEQFMIDFTSHINNHSMPKFREKYRNCDVLLIDDVQFLGKTDKIQEEFFNTYNELLAKNGQIVMTSDRPPKTLKGFEDRMISRFDKAFMADITPPELDTKIAIIIKKCEFDKIDLNKEVINYIATNMGDNIREIEGAIINLNVFKTLMKEEITLDLAKSILKDLIKEKRENINFDTIVEIVSKELNIKQSDIKSKSRVTNIVEARRIIIYLAKMLTTNSMPQIANYFGMKDHSAVSHNIKKINELIQTNEIFSLKVTELKNKILTKG; encoded by the coding sequence TTGATAGCGGACGAAATTTTAGAAAATCTTTCAACACAAATTTCACCTGAAGAATACCAAAGTTATATCAAGCAATTAAAATTTAACGAAAAGGCTTCAGACGATCACATTATCGTATTTACTGCACCAAATGAGTTGATGGCTAAATTTATAAATACAAGATATGCTGATAAAATCGCTCATCTATATGAAGTTAGAACAGGCATAAAACCAAATATAGAAATTTCATCTACTAAAAGTAGCAAGGTATCAAAACAAAATCAAATAAATGTTAAGCAGATAAAAACACAAAGTAGCATTTTAAATCCAAGCTACACATTTGAAAATTTTGTTTGTGGAGCTTCAAATCAATACGCATTTTTAAGCGCAAAAGCAGCCGCTGAAAAACCTGGTGTACTTTACAATCCACTTTTTATCTACGGGACTACGGGACTTGGTAAGACTCACTTACTCCAGTCAGTCGGAAATCACTGCCTAAATAAAGGAAAAACCGTTATTTGTGTAACTAGCGAACAATTTATGATAGATTTTACCAGTCACATAAATAACCACTCAATGCCAAAATTTCGTGAAAAATATAGAAACTGCGATGTTTTACTAATAGACGATGTACAGTTTCTTGGTAAAACTGATAAAATCCAAGAGGAATTTTTCAACACATATAATGAACTTTTAGCAAAAAATGGTCAAATAGTTATGACTTCAGATCGACCTCCAAAGACACTAAAAGGCTTTGAGGATAGGATGATTTCAAGATTTGATAAGGCTTTTATGGCTGATATTACGCCACCTGAACTTGATACAAAGATAGCTATCATCATCAAAAAATGCGAGTTTGATAAAATCGATCTAAATAAAGAGGTCATAAACTACATAGCTACAAATATGGGAGATAATATCCGTGAGATCGAGGGAGCTATCATAAATTTAAACGTATTTAAAACTCTTATGAAAGAAGAGATCACACTTGATCTTGCAAAAAGTATATTAAAAGATTTGATTAAAGAAAAACGTGAAAATATAAATTTCGATACTATCGTTGAAATAGTTAGTAAAGAGCTAAATATCAAACAAAGTGATATAAAAAGCAAATCAAGAGTTACAAATATCGTAGAAGCAAGACGCATCATCATATATCTTGCAAAGATGCTTACAACAAACTCAATGCCACAAATTGCAAACTATTTTGGTATGAAAGATCACAGTGCCGTTAGTCATAATATTAAAAAGATAAATGAGCTAATACAAACTAATGAAATTTTTAGTCTAAAAGTTACTGAATTAAAAAACAAAATTTTGACAAAAGGATAA
- a CDS encoding MOSC domain-containing protein yields the protein MAIVKALLIGEVKNYGSQSATDKLNLPWSSAIFKVAQNDEIFANELGFEGDSVADTKHHGGPEKAVFANSFANYADWESFLGLKNMAYGAMGENLCIDGLDESSVCIGDIHKIGSLVLQVSQPRKPCFKLSKRWGNENMATHIFETGLTGWYYRVITPGSCKVGDVIEVIEKDPVHMSILEVNRLFCAPNKNLNLLEKFNSLTTLPKSWYSDMERRIQGIYSTEYMRNL from the coding sequence ATGGCAATAGTAAAAGCATTATTAATTGGCGAGGTGAAAAATTATGGCTCGCAAAGTGCGACTGATAAGCTAAATTTACCTTGGAGCTCAGCTATTTTTAAAGTAGCTCAAAATGATGAAATTTTCGCAAATGAACTTGGCTTTGAGGGTGATAGCGTCGCTGATACAAAGCACCATGGCGGCCCTGAAAAGGCAGTTTTTGCAAATTCATTTGCAAATTACGCCGATTGGGAGAGTTTTTTAGGATTGAAAAATATGGCTTATGGAGCTATGGGTGAGAATTTATGCATTGACGGTCTTGATGAGAGTAGCGTCTGTATAGGTGATATCCATAAAATAGGCTCACTAGTCCTTCAAGTCTCGCAGCCTAGAAAGCCTTGCTTTAAGCTCTCGAAAAGATGGGGTAATGAAAATATGGCTACTCATATCTTTGAAACTGGCCTTACTGGCTGGTATTACCGCGTCATAACACCAGGATCGTGCAAAGTGGGCGACGTGATAGAAGTTATAGAAAAAGATCCAGTTCATATGAGCATTTTAGAAGTAAATAGACTTTTTTGCGCTCCAAATAAAAATTTAAATTTACTAGAGAAATTTAACTCTCTTACTACTCTTCCAAAAAGTTGGTATAGTGACATGGAAAGACGTATTCAAGGTATTTATAGCACAGAATATATGAGAAATTTATAA
- the ruvC gene encoding crossover junction endodeoxyribonuclease RuvC: protein MVMKILGIDPGTKNCGYAILEKNKLKTTLLEAGLIKIKPNTLQYQITELCEGLDLIFKNHKFDEVAIEDIFFAYNPKTVLKLAQFRGALSLKILQLHGDFAEYTPLQVKKTVTGKAKADKEQVAFMVKKILGINKDIKPLDITDAIAIALTHANNLRIS from the coding sequence ATAGTGATGAAAATTTTAGGAATCGACCCAGGTACGAAGAATTGCGGTTATGCAATACTTGAAAAAAATAAATTGAAAACTACTCTTCTTGAAGCAGGACTCATAAAAATAAAACCAAACACACTTCAATATCAGATTACCGAACTTTGCGAGGGGCTTGACTTGATTTTTAAAAATCATAAATTCGACGAGGTCGCGATTGAAGATATATTTTTTGCTTACAATCCAAAAACGGTTTTAAAGCTCGCTCAGTTTCGAGGAGCACTTAGCCTTAAAATTTTACAGCTTCATGGTGATTTTGCCGAGTATACGCCGCTTCAGGTGAAAAAAACTGTCACTGGCAAGGCCAAAGCTGATAAAGAGCAAGTGGCATTTATGGTGAAGAAAATTTTAGGAATAAATAAAGATATAAAACCGCTTGATATCACTGATGCAATCGCAATCGCACTAACTCATGCAAATAATTTAAGAATAAGCTAA
- a CDS encoding DNA adenine methylase has protein sequence MKPAKQENQAYLKEQILTYLGNKRSLLGFIDLGVKYAKDELKKEKLSCCDLFSGSGVVARFLKQNSEFLVANDLELYSFITNSCYLQNATNELINEINFWQKKLEKEIEDNLSEGFITKLYAPKDDENIAFGERVFYTRKNAMFIDTARRLIDELMPAEMRKFFIAPLLYNASVHANTSGIFKGFHKNKEGIGQFGGRGQNAISRITSDINLTKPIFSNFNVPFEVYQKDANLLAKELDRLDLVYLDPPYNQHPYGSNYFMLNLIASYEEPSKISKVSGIAKDWNRSVFNKKSSASEAFFELIANLKVKFVLISFNSEGFINQDEFDQNLNKMGKVHLLRQKYNAYRGSRNLKARNIHVDELLYVLKK, from the coding sequence TTGAAGCCAGCTAAACAAGAAAATCAAGCCTATCTAAAAGAGCAAATTTTAACCTATCTTGGCAATAAACGCTCTCTTTTAGGCTTTATAGATCTAGGCGTAAAATACGCAAAAGACGAGCTTAAAAAAGAGAAACTTAGCTGCTGCGACCTCTTTAGTGGAAGTGGCGTGGTGGCTAGGTTTTTAAAGCAAAATAGCGAATTTTTAGTTGCAAACGACTTGGAGCTTTATAGCTTCATCACAAACTCATGCTATCTGCAAAACGCCACAAACGAGCTAATAAATGAGATAAATTTTTGGCAAAAAAAGCTTGAAAAAGAGATAGAAGATAACCTTTCTGAAGGCTTTATAACAAAACTTTACGCTCCAAAAGATGATGAAAATATCGCTTTTGGCGAGCGGGTCTTTTACACTAGAAAAAATGCTATGTTCATTGACACCGCAAGAAGGCTCATAGATGAGCTAATGCCAGCTGAAATGAGAAAATTTTTCATAGCTCCACTTCTTTATAATGCAAGTGTGCATGCAAATACAAGTGGAATTTTTAAAGGTTTTCATAAAAATAAAGAGGGCATCGGTCAGTTTGGCGGCAGGGGGCAAAACGCCATCTCAAGGATCACTTCTGATATAAATTTGACTAAGCCAATTTTCTCAAATTTTAACGTGCCTTTTGAGGTCTATCAAAAGGACGCAAATTTACTAGCAAAAGAGCTTGATAGGCTTGATCTGGTCTATCTTGATCCACCTTATAACCAGCACCCATATGGCTCAAACTACTTCATGCTAAATCTCATTGCAAGCTACGAGGAACCAAGTAAAATTTCAAAAGTTTCAGGCATAGCAAAGGACTGGAACAGATCAGTTTTTAATAAAAAATCATCAGCGAGCGAGGCATTTTTTGAGTTGATAGCAAATTTAAAGGTAAAATTTGTACTTATTTCGTTTAACTCAGAGGGCTTTATCAACCAAGATGAATTTGATCAAAACCTAAATAAAATGGGCAAAGTTCATCTACTTCGCCAAAAGTATAACGCCTACCGCGGTAGCAGAAATTTAAAAGCTAGAAACATCCACGTAGACGAACTTCTTTACGTTTTAAAAAAGTAA
- the pyrE gene encoding orotate phosphoribosyltransferase has translation MDLEKIYKEAGAYLEGHFLLSSGNHSQFYLQSAKVLEDPALAGKLADELARVIEKFGIRFDSVCSPALGGILAGYELARAAKKRFIFTERVEKVMSLRRGFEVKKGEKFIVCEDIITTGGSALEAAQVIESLGGEVVGFAALANRGFCKVTNLDNEAKPNAKLPSDKPFFALGNFEFEIYEPEHCPLCKNGSKAIKPGSRGN, from the coding sequence ATGGATTTAGAGAAAATTTATAAAGAGGCTGGGGCATATTTAGAGGGGCATTTTTTGCTAAGCAGTGGCAATCACTCGCAGTTTTATCTCCAAAGCGCAAAGGTGCTTGAAGACCCAGCTTTGGCTGGAAAGCTAGCTGACGAGCTTGCTCGTGTGATAGAGAAATTTGGCATTAGATTTGATAGCGTTTGCTCGCCTGCACTTGGAGGAATTTTAGCTGGCTATGAGCTAGCTCGCGCAGCAAAGAAGCGATTTATATTTACAGAGCGAGTTGAAAAGGTAATGAGTCTTAGGCGTGGTTTTGAGGTAAAAAAGGGTGAGAAATTTATCGTTTGTGAGGATATCATCACGACTGGCGGCTCGGCACTTGAAGCAGCACAAGTGATAGAGAGCCTTGGCGGCGAGGTAGTTGGCTTTGCAGCGCTTGCAAACCGTGGCTTTTGTAAGGTTACAAATTTAGATAATGAAGCTAAGCCAAATGCTAAACTGCCAAGCGATAAGCCGTTTTTTGCTTTAGGAAATTTTGAGTTTGAAATTTATGAGCCTGAGCATTGCCCACTTTGTAAAAATGGAAGCAAAGCGATCAAACCCGGAAGCAGAGGTAACTAA
- the luxS gene encoding S-ribosylhomocysteine lyase, translating into MPLLDSFCVDHVKMQAPGVRLAKSMKTPKGDDISVFDLRFCKPNEEILPEKGTHTLEHLFAGFMRNHLNGNGVEIIDISPMGCRTGFYMSVIGTPSEETVKKAWLASMKDILEVKDQDKIPELNKFQCGTYKMHSLDEAHAIANKILAQGLVIINNEEIKLDLDAMGLKKH; encoded by the coding sequence ATGCCATTACTTGATAGTTTTTGTGTAGATCACGTAAAAATGCAAGCCCCAGGAGTAAGACTAGCAAAAAGTATGAAAACGCCAAAGGGTGATGATATAAGTGTTTTTGACTTGAGATTTTGCAAGCCAAATGAAGAAATTTTGCCTGAGAAAGGCACTCACACTTTAGAGCACCTATTTGCTGGCTTTATGAGAAACCATCTAAACGGCAACGGCGTGGAGATCATAGATATCTCGCCGATGGGTTGCAGGACTGGCTTTTATATGAGCGTGATTGGTACGCCTAGCGAAGAAACAGTAAAAAAAGCATGGCTTGCCTCTATGAAAGATATCTTAGAGGTTAAAGATCAAGATAAAATTCCAGAGCTAAATAAATTTCAATGCGGTACTTACAAGATGCACTCACTTGATGAAGCACACGCCATAGCAAACAAAATTTTAGCACAAGGTCTAGTCATCATAAACAACGAAGAGATCAAGCTCGATCTTGACGCTATGGGACTAAAAAAGCACTGA
- the flgE gene encoding flagellar hook protein FlgE: protein MMRSLWSGVSGLQAHQIAMDVEGNNIANVNTYGYKYNRANFADILSQTPRVATAPQGQLGGQNAMQIGLGTTINSTTRIFSQGTLTSTDKQTDLALQGNGFFVVSPDGGTTRYYTRNGDFVRDKAGNFVNNSGYIVQGWTRDEETGTIDSTGPIKNIVIKEGLTTPARATTEVKIKGNLDSGNTIGQRSTPIYSLDSVAGGRDYNNDGILNANEVHNENDVNNDQFYTNSKKEQNLTERGVDLGVTFDELGNGLALRDGQGIWVSYANAKTEKFTVGSGLPQSIGQINPKATLNITINGTTIKSQDNAISSISDVAAAINAQYNKTGVRAEISEGNKLTLINRNNSGTTEETKNIHLKINGGNTVTGLADKDIITAYQYVYTSSQTTAVHPNNDKIARQVTTTEDLRAAMQEDARNHVDYNGDGQIRANSDALDAAKLATAAHRIAPGTGGAALAGNPYQTDYNTAYNNEIALGHTPDDAHAAGIAALQALAGDDTNDGVKITVNKLGQFQLENPSNEVADHALYMTTTALTKPAQGTNNSAVNENVRLTTIMKALDGALSPGQALRASGKMMMSSHGSTAEIFDSLGSKHTVSIKWTKTGTTTDGGTEWSMVIQVPEPAKINYTGEGPDNVITGTARFNANGSLASFHPATITFSANNGSQSGQNISLNFGLGTDFNGLTSFDKDSSTESISQDGYTGGTLNGIKIDETGTIIGSFSNGQSFGLAKVALATFTNNEGLQSEGGNVFSQTANSGEAVIGAAGTGDKGTIAASKLEASNVDLSRALTDLIVIQRGFQANSKTITTSDEMLNTLLQLKQ from the coding sequence ATGATGAGATCACTTTGGTCTGGTGTTTCAGGCCTACAAGCCCACCAGATAGCCATGGACGTAGAAGGCAACAATATCGCAAACGTTAATACTTATGGTTATAAATACAACCGTGCAAATTTTGCTGATATACTAAGCCAAACTCCAAGAGTCGCTACAGCTCCACAAGGTCAGCTAGGCGGTCAAAATGCTATGCAAATAGGTCTAGGAACGACTATAAACTCAACTACGAGAATTTTCTCACAAGGCACACTAACATCTACTGATAAGCAAACAGACCTTGCACTTCAAGGAAATGGTTTCTTCGTCGTATCTCCAGATGGTGGAACAACAAGATACTATACAAGAAATGGTGACTTTGTCCGTGATAAAGCTGGAAATTTTGTAAACAATAGTGGCTATATCGTTCAAGGCTGGACAAGAGATGAAGAGACTGGCACTATCGACTCAACTGGACCGATAAAAAATATTGTGATCAAAGAGGGTCTTACTACTCCAGCAAGAGCGACAACAGAAGTAAAGATAAAAGGCAACCTTGACTCAGGCAATACCATAGGACAAAGAAGCACACCTATTTATTCACTAGACTCTGTTGCTGGCGGACGTGACTATAACAATGACGGAATTTTAAATGCAAATGAAGTCCACAATGAAAATGATGTAAATAACGATCAGTTTTATACAAACTCGAAAAAAGAGCAAAATTTAACAGAGCGTGGCGTCGATCTTGGTGTTACATTTGACGAGCTTGGAAATGGCCTTGCTTTAAGAGACGGACAAGGTATCTGGGTTAGCTATGCAAATGCTAAAACTGAAAAATTTACAGTAGGAAGTGGATTGCCACAAAGTATCGGACAGATAAATCCAAAAGCAACACTTAATATCACAATAAATGGTACTACTATAAAATCTCAAGATAATGCAATATCAAGTATCAGTGATGTTGCAGCTGCGATCAATGCTCAGTATAATAAAACTGGTGTTAGAGCTGAAATTTCAGAAGGTAATAAACTAACACTTATAAATAGAAATAACTCAGGCACTACTGAAGAGACAAAAAATATCCATCTAAAAATAAATGGTGGCAATACTGTTACTGGTTTAGCTGATAAAGATATCATCACAGCTTATCAATATGTCTATACAAGCTCACAAACAACAGCCGTTCATCCAAATAACGATAAAATCGCAAGACAAGTAACAACAACAGAAGATCTTCGCGCTGCTATGCAAGAAGATGCTAGAAACCACGTTGACTACAACGGCGACGGCCAAATAAGAGCAAACTCAGATGCACTTGATGCGGCGAAACTAGCAACCGCAGCACATAGAATAGCACCTGGAACTGGTGGAGCAGCTTTGGCTGGAAATCCATATCAAACAGATTATAATACTGCTTACAACAATGAAATAGCTTTAGGTCATACGCCAGATGATGCTCATGCAGCTGGTATCGCAGCACTTCAAGCACTTGCAGGTGATGATACAAATGATGGTGTAAAGATCACTGTAAATAAACTAGGTCAATTTCAACTAGAAAATCCATCAAATGAAGTAGCAGATCATGCACTTTATATGACAACAACTGCTCTTACAAAACCAGCTCAAGGTACAAATAATTCAGCTGTAAATGAAAATGTTAGACTTACAACTATTATGAAAGCACTTGATGGCGCACTAAGCCCGGGTCAAGCACTAAGAGCAAGTGGAAAGATGATGATGTCAAGCCACGGCTCAACGGCAGAAATTTTTGACTCACTTGGCTCAAAACACACAGTTAGTATCAAATGGACAAAGACAGGCACTACAACAGATGGTGGAACTGAGTGGAGCATGGTTATACAAGTACCAGAGCCAGCTAAGATAAACTACACAGGTGAAGGCCCGGATAATGTTATAACTGGAACAGCTAGATTTAACGCAAATGGCTCACTTGCAAGTTTCCACCCAGCAACGATAACATTTTCAGCTAACAACGGCTCACAAAGTGGCCAAAACATTAGTCTAAATTTTGGTCTTGGAACTGATTTTAACGGCTTAACAAGCTTTGATAAAGACTCATCAACTGAGTCAATCTCACAAGATGGCTACACAGGCGGCACATTAAACGGCATAAAAATAGATGAGACCGGAACGATAATAGGCTCATTTTCAAATGGTCAAAGCTTTGGCTTAGCTAAAGTAGCACTTGCTACCTTTACAAACAACGAAGGTCTTCAAAGCGAGGGCGGAAATGTCTTTTCACAAACTGCAAACTCAGGCGAAGCAGTCATCGGTGCAGCTGGCACAGGCGATAAGGGAACGATCGCAGCTTCAAAACTTGAAGCTAGTAACGTCGATCTAAGCCGTGCGCTAACAGATCTTATTGTTATCCAAAGAGGTTTCCAAGCAAACTCAAAAACGATCACAACAAGTGATGAGATGCTAAATACACTTCTTCAATTAAAACAATAA
- the thyX gene encoding FAD-dependent thymidylate synthase, which translates to MQVTLLNHTPLNICSHAIRTCWQSFEKGDNGGEKDVELIDRVGNKFKHASTLEHLYYNFYIQGISRALLQELARHRLASLSVKSTRYTLKELKKEEKFEVEQFERAAKFIVLTNDELVDNASIKALENLREILASTTKSLDIVKYCLPECYKTELTWSINARSLQNFISLRSSKSALWEIRNLANAIYDALPEEHKFIFEKCLPEDEQN; encoded by the coding sequence ATGCAAGTAACACTACTAAATCACACTCCACTAAATATCTGCTCTCACGCGATCCGCACATGCTGGCAAAGCTTTGAAAAAGGCGACAACGGTGGTGAAAAAGATGTTGAGCTAATAGATAGAGTAGGCAATAAATTTAAACACGCCTCGACCTTAGAGCACCTATACTACAACTTCTACATCCAAGGTATCTCTCGTGCGCTACTTCAAGAGCTAGCTCGTCACCGCTTGGCAAGTCTAAGCGTCAAATCAACCCGCTACACGCTAAAAGAGCTAAAAAAAGAGGAAAAATTTGAAGTAGAGCAGTTTGAGCGTGCAGCTAAATTTATCGTGCTAACAAATGACGAGCTAGTCGATAACGCAAGCATAAAAGCACTTGAAAACTTACGTGAAATTTTAGCCTCAACTACAAAAAGCCTTGACATCGTCAAATACTGCTTGCCAGAGTGCTATAAAACTGAGCTTACATGGAGTATAAACGCTAGAAGCTTGCAAAATTTCATCTCTTTAAGAAGCTCAAAATCAGCCCTTTGGGAGATAAGAAATTTAGCAAATGCTATCTACGATGCCTTACCTGAAGAGCATAAATTTATCTTTGAAAAGTGCTTGCCAGAAGATGAGCAAAACTAG
- the dnaN gene encoding DNA polymerase III subunit beta, with protein MKVLINKNMLESIVTNTNPYLEKRDLSAITSHIYISAKDGVLNIKATDHEIGLAYKLSNVKIVDEGYATANGKKLLDIIKSLKDEEVMLETVNNYLYIKQKNSKYKLPMYKFEDFPEFPTIESKSKFDVDAVMLGRSLKKILPSIDSNNPKFELNGAFLDIKKDFINIVGTDTRRLSVFRFQTPTEKEFSLIIPKKAINEIQKLFFDKIEIYYDENILIAQSQNFEFFTKLINGKFPDYERVIPKEVRKRLQLSRDKMIEGIKTISMLSDTMKISFAKDNITFESIIEDNSEAKTTIDYQTGLELGDEFFIGIKNRYLLDFLSSIEDENFELGFNESSLAFVVNSKELTTVIMPINL; from the coding sequence ATGAAGGTTTTAATAAACAAAAATATGCTTGAAAGCATAGTAACAAATACAAATCCATATCTTGAAAAAAGAGATCTTAGTGCTATAACTTCTCACATTTATATCTCAGCAAAAGATGGTGTTTTAAATATAAAAGCAACTGATCATGAAATAGGTCTAGCATATAAGCTAAGTAACGTAAAAATCGTAGATGAAGGTTATGCAACTGCAAATGGTAAAAAACTACTTGACATTATAAAAAGTCTAAAAGACGAAGAAGTTATGTTAGAAACTGTAAATAACTATCTTTATATAAAACAAAAAAACTCAAAATACAAACTTCCAATGTATAAATTTGAAGATTTTCCAGAATTTCCAACGATTGAGAGTAAATCAAAATTTGACGTTGACGCTGTTATGTTAGGAAGAAGTTTAAAGAAAATTTTACCAAGTATTGATAGTAATAACCCAAAATTTGAACTAAATGGTGCTTTTCTTGATATTAAAAAAGACTTTATAAATATCGTTGGTACTGATACAAGAAGACTTAGCGTATTTAGATTTCAAACACCAACTGAAAAAGAATTTTCACTTATAATCCCTAAAAAAGCTATCAATGAAATACAAAAACTATTTTTTGACAAGATAGAAATTTACTATGATGAAAATATCTTAATCGCTCAAAGTCAAAATTTTGAATTTTTCACAAAACTTATAAATGGCAAATTTCCAGATTACGAGCGTGTCATACCAAAAGAGGTTAGAAAAAGACTTCAATTAAGTAGAGATAAGATGATAGAGGGTATAAAAACTATCTCAATGCTAAGTGATACAATGAAAATATCTTTTGCGAAAGATAATATAACATTTGAAAGTATTATAGAAGATAATTCTGAAGCAAAAACTACGATAGATTATCAAACTGGTTTAGAGCTTGGAGATGAATTTTTCATAGGTATAAAAAATAGATATCTACTTGACTTTTTAAGTAGCATCGAGGATGAAAATTTTGAGCTTGGATTTAATGAAAGCTCACTAGCATTTGTTGTAAATTCAAAAGAATTAACAACAGTAATAATGCCGATAAATTTATAA
- a CDS encoding Na+/H+ antiporter NhaC family protein, which translates to MLVFNPVVFSILVMTILCLLRFNILLSILISALVAGVMYKHGFSGFESGIAGGIDSLFTALKETTQSLISGMQGNLETSLSYILLGALAAAIANTNLTAILINALSKFLSSNKVIFILTIAFIACLSQNLIPVHIAFIPILIPPLLAIMNKMGIDRRAVACALTFGLQAPYVSLSVGFGLLFHNILKKELANNGITTSISDISSVMWIGGASMLIGLILAILFYGKKRVYKTSKFEKEELDEIERAKSLEMTKKEWAVLAGAVVAFGVQIYTELLPLGALLGLLVMVVFGGIEYKKVDKIMDNGLAMMGFIAFIMLVAAGYGTILRESGGIDELVKYASLVSGGKIGGAFLMLLIGLLVTMGIGTSFGTIPILASIYVPLCVSLGFGVPAIILLVGIAAALGDAGSPASDSTLGPTSGLNADGEHNHIYDTCVPTFVFFNIPLIIGGIVGAMILG; encoded by the coding sequence ATGCTTGTATTTAATCCTGTTGTTTTTAGCATTTTGGTAATGACGATACTTTGTCTATTGCGTTTTAACATCTTGCTTTCTATCCTTATCTCTGCTCTTGTTGCGGGAGTAATGTATAAGCATGGATTTAGTGGATTTGAAAGTGGCATTGCAGGTGGGATCGATAGCCTCTTTACAGCCCTAAAAGAGACTACACAAAGCCTCATAAGCGGTATGCAAGGCAATCTTGAAACATCGCTTAGTTATATTTTGCTTGGTGCTTTAGCAGCCGCCATCGCAAATACAAATTTAACTGCTATCTTGATAAATGCTTTGAGTAAATTCCTTAGCTCAAATAAAGTGATTTTTATACTAACTATTGCATTTATAGCCTGCTTATCTCAAAATTTAATCCCAGTTCACATAGCTTTTATACCTATTTTGATCCCGCCACTTCTTGCTATTATGAACAAAATGGGAATAGATAGACGTGCCGTGGCTTGTGCTTTGACATTTGGTCTTCAAGCACCTTATGTAAGCCTTAGCGTTGGCTTTGGTCTGCTTTTTCACAATATCTTAAAAAAAGAGTTAGCAAATAACGGCATAACCACATCTATCTCTGATATCTCTTCTGTTATGTGGATAGGTGGCGCTTCTATGCTTATCGGACTTATCCTTGCCATACTTTTTTATGGTAAAAAAAGAGTTTATAAAACTTCAAAATTTGAAAAAGAAGAGCTTGATGAGATCGAGCGCGCAAAAAGCCTTGAGATGACTAAAAAGGAGTGGGCGGTTTTAGCTGGTGCAGTTGTAGCTTTTGGTGTGCAAATTTATACTGAGCTGCTACCTCTTGGCGCACTACTTGGACTTTTGGTTATGGTCGTTTTTGGCGGTATAGAGTATAAAAAAGTAGATAAGATCATGGATAACGGCCTTGCTATGATGGGATTTATCGCTTTTATCATGCTAGTTGCTGCAGGTTATGGCACTATCTTAAGAGAGAGTGGTGGCATAGACGAGCTTGTAAAATACGCTAGCTTAGTATCTGGCGGCAAGATAGGCGGAGCATTTTTGATGCTTCTTATTGGTCTACTTGTAACAATGGGTATAGGCACTAGCTTTGGTACGATCCCTATTTTAGCTTCTATCTATGTGCCACTATGCGTTAGTCTTGGTTTTGGCGTACCAGCCATCATCTTGTTAGTTGGTATAGCTGCGGCTCTAGGAGATGCTGGAAGTCCTGCAAGTGATAGCACACTTGGGCCAACAAGCGGTCTAAATGCTGATGGTGAGCACAACCACATATATGATACTTGTGTACCTACATTTGTATTTTTCAATATCCCACTTATCATCGGTGGCATAGTTGGAGCTATGATACTTGGATAA